Genomic DNA from Vigna radiata var. radiata cultivar VC1973A unplaced genomic scaffold, Vradiata_ver6 scaffold_553, whole genome shotgun sequence:
tgtCATATGCTAATATCATCTtactattgtaaaaaaaaaaaaaaaaagatttctGAAAAAATAGAAGCAGAAAGACCCATTCAAAGGTACTGTTTGGCCCAACTTTTTTGGGATTCTCTTCCAAACAAACTACTTTTGGGAGCTTGTGACTTGTAGTACTCCATTTCCTACTTTATTTCAAATCCCAAGATCCAAGAACACACTATACAAGAAATTTGAAACTCCAATAAATTATAGAACTATAAATTACCAAAAAANtttaattttcattttagatttaaagttcttatttttaactttcagTTTGTAGTAGCCTTTAAGCTCAAATAAAATCTAGTCAAATGCTAAGTAAATATAGTGAAAGCTTAGAGCCTTATTTTACCTCAAAAAAATTCTCAACAAAGAACACTGGCTCAAAATGAAATCAGACATATAGAAACAAGATATCAGTAGTATCTATTCTAACCATGTGTAAAGAATACGCTCCAATGATTTTTGAACTTGCTCTTGCTGAAAGAATGANACTTCAGGTACAGTTCTCGGACAATCAACAGCAATCTAACAATCATAAAAATGAAGAACCTTATTTTGGCCACTAACCCAATTAGGAATATGTTATAATCGACAATACCTGGCGAAGCATATTGATCTCATCATCCGAGCGTTCTGCATCAGGAATATCATAATACTGAGAAACATAGTCAAGATACTCAAGACGCTTTCTTCTCAAAACTCCTTCCCTTCTATCTGAATTAGTTGGTGCATATCCCTGAACTCCGAAGTTCatcattcaatttttaataagaaaaccAAGTATCCATAGAAAAACAAGCGTCTAACCTATGTACTTCTCAACAAATCATAGGGTAAATACACATTTTTTGTGGCCTTGTTTATAGTTTATATGTGCAGCACCGAGACCCCTATGTACGAAACAACATTTCTGCAAAGCTCACCTTcgatgatatttttttctataaaaaagaaTCAGATAtgccaaaataaaacaaaaatacacaTATCCTTATAAAGTATAAACTAAACTNCAAAGTACAACTGATAACTGTCATGAAAGTACATGCTTGAGTAAGATAAATGGCATACGATCACAGAGCTTACCAAGAGAAGTCTCNACACTGCAGGACGCATGTAATCTGGAACACCACTCCAAGATAATTCACGCAATTTCTCTACAGAATAGATGAGGAAGAAATATAAGCTCTGCACCATTGGTTCATTgctgaaaaatagaaaactaattgGATNTTGTTAATNCTCGATACGGATTNGGNAGTTAAAAAACTGAGGGTGGTTTCCAATTGAGGCCTTTACTCTGTGGGATTGATAGAACTGTATATTAAGAACTCAAAATACAAGACTGTATCTTGAAAATGTTTATTGCTTTACTCCAATTCTGCACCTACCAATGTAGTAGGTATAGAATACTTGCACGCTGTCCTTAATGCATCATGCTCTCAGTTCAATTTTGCAGTAACTTTTAGCTCCAGAGGATTTCTTATCCTGGTCACTTTGTGTTCCTCCTCTTTCTCAAAAtgatgttttataaaaaaaattaaaaaaaaaaaaattaacttagatGCTTGACATATGTACAACATTTTGGGGGCACCAACCAAGGGACAAGAGGGAGGCATGAACTACTCATATTGTCTTGCAAACTTATTTTGAACCTAAccattaaaaaatcataaaagcaaAGGCAACTGTGTCATGAGTGTGTTAATATGGGAACACGGTTGCGCTAAATATGACACTTCCACCAGAATATAAAGGAGCATGAAGAAGCAGTCATtactgatataaaaaaaaaagggaaatgaaGAGATTATAATACCTAATACAACCATCGTCCCAGAAAGCACCTTAGTGAATTTCAATACCCTAGCAGAATCTGTAGCTCTAGCACCCAATGAAGATTTCTGTACTTCTTCAGACGGGCTCTCTACATTGGATGCTGATACATTCAACTTATTCTCATTTGGAGTACCAAATGATTTCCTTGTACTCTGAGCTTCCTTCTGTGTAAAGAATAGAGGTTTCACTTGATGAATTGCTACCCATCACGAAAACTAGAGATATGTATGTGAGTACAATATACAACTATGTCACATGAGTGTCCTAAAATCACCTCTATTCTCTCAGATGTGTGGCCACTTGTTCTAGTATCACTGTATGAGGGGCTCCTTGTATAAGTTGGTGAAGGTAAGCTTGAGTAATCTGGAGAACTAACCCTCTGGCTCAATAATATTTTACCAGGAATGTTACGACCCTTGAGTAACCTTCACAAAGgaagaatatgaaattataaatttccaTCAATTGTATATGGCATATGCTTCCATTACCTTTACCCCAGCATTTCAGAGCAACAACccatacaaaaagaaaaaaagctaCCCAATTTGATTGAACGGATCACAATCACATCAAAATGGGGTGGTTACACCAGCGGACATAAACCATTCCTGAGTACGGTGTATTAGAATTTCACCCATCGAAAATTCGTGATCCTAATCCCAAAAAGATTCAAAATTTGTAATGGGTTTTCTAAATCAAACGGAAGAAAACATTAGGAAGTGAAGATCAGCAAATCAAGCAGCGAAATTCTCGAGATCGTGAGTTCTGGATAGAAAATTATGaggaaaaattaaaagcaactaGGTAAGTAGAGAGAACAAAGGAGGATAGATACCCTTGAACATTTCTGAGGGTCTGATTAAATCGGGAATCTAGGATTCCCACAGCAGTGTCTTTGCTGCGTTCggctttgttgttgttgttgtcatcGTCGTGGTCGTTCTTCATGGTTGATCTCTCAGAATGGAATCCGTGTTTTGTTCTGCTTAATAGTTATTAGTGACACTTTGTTATTCTTTGAGAGCTAGTGAGTGACTACTGAATCTGTGTGTGCAAGCAACATCATGGTTCATGAATCAATGCTCCcaaaaattctctttttcttttcttttcttttcgtACTAATCCATAATCATGCTTTATTCTTCGTTTTTCTCTTCGCTAATCAACATTCACTTCATACACGTGTGCGCCAGAGAACAGAGATCCAAAACTTGAATCTGGCAATTCTCTGTGTAAATTTCAGATTGAATCATAAACATACTCCATATCATATTTTCTGACAGCTCTTTTAATAcacgttttatttttatactaaaatgtttgaaaactacggaaaaaaaaaattgcttataTACTGCAACAAAACAGTTGTTAATCAAACTCCTCTTGCTGGAGAAGTGTTAGTAATATATTTCTTAAcgtatttttcttataaattattaataaaaacatatttgaaagtataataataaaattataatggcCTTCATTACATGAAGTGGAATTCATAATTTttgcaacttttctttttaaataacttGAGCCCATAAAAGTGTTTTTTCTTAaggtaaaatatgtttttagttcatattttgggtcgattttagttttagttcctctttcaaattaaaatataatttagtcctttaattttagaaaattctgatttataacattgaagtaaaaatgtgtcaaatagtataaacaatccaaatgctgtaatgaaacgtgcttgaaacagtaaataaaattaaaaaaatttggtaaaaataactaaaaccttttttaaagttgaaaaattaaattataccttagtttgaaaaagagactaaaatcaaaatcactccaaaatatagaaactaaaaacatgtttaacctTTTTTCTAATGAATTTTGCTTTACGGATTTAGAAGTCTAATGAATTTTGCTTTACGCCCTCATGATTTTATCCTGTGCTGCCTTTATTTATTTGTAgcgaaaacttaaataaaatattattgtatatgaaatataatttaaagtatatattttaaagtttttaaatttaaacacttgcaaaaaaaaaaaatcataggaTAACTTTCACtacaaaatttaacacaaatattttataatttacatttatcaattatttcgattgtaatttttttcatcatttacgAGAAGTCtttaatccaaaataataatcCGAGTTTTAGTGTAGTTAAAGGATTACACGTTCTGAACGATAAAATGTAACCTTCCAAATTGTATAACatagaaaaattgaattataccGAGAGAAATACAAtactcaaatttttaaattctgaaTTGAAAAACTTACAAATCACTAGTATGCATTATCTTCTTAAAAGTTTCAgtagaatatattattttctagtaTACTTTTTAgaaacaatttattattaaatagaaatatattgaTGACTTCAAAATCATAAATGGGAATCTTTAATATGAAGTAAAACCCATTCATTTTAGTATTTTCTAAAAATCCAATATTAAAAAAGTCTTCAGTATTGTGATGCTAACATTTTCCTTCCTATAGTGCATAAAGTTAGGCATGAATGAGTTTGCACAAAGGCAACCGAAACTTGGGATATGATAAGTTAGACAGACCGGGAccaattttcataaaagaagttaattgcaaatattagaatgaaagaaagaaccAAATCCAACAAAAAAACTTAATGAAGAATCAAAATTATGCATCATCTATACTATTCGTTTCTAAAACtgcaattaaacctaaaatttaacaTAGAGACTATTTAATCATACCGATGTATGGCACATCCATACGTAAAGCAAATCTGAAGTCACGCTACAAGTACACGAAAAGGAGCGTACTTAAATGCCCCCAGAAAATCTCAATGAGGTTGTGATACAAAATAATACATATGAGGGAGCACATATAAGCATCCTGTAGATTCAAAAAAACACTTACAAGGTATAATGCAGGGGTGGGTATGTTATTTAAGATCCCCTTCCAGGAAAATCAAGACCAACGCAAGCAAAGAGAACAGGAAACTGAGCTTAAAATCTGGGATATACACGATTTTGCAGCTTCAGGATCTTCTTGTGGAAtgcttttttctcttcttttcaatGTATTTGGACGATCTCTTTTAGCAGAATAAATTCACCATATCATTGAGGGGAGTCATTTCCCCAAACGTTGTCCCATGAACCACTTGGAGCAGCCTTTGGTGCCTCAATGTAATTTACATCTCCAGAAGAATTATATGGTCCAGGCAGCAGCTGTCCATTTGGACCTGGCGGGTGAACCTTCTTTGACTTACTTCTAACCCCAAGCAAGCGCAAGACAAATCTAGCTAGCTCTCCATACAATAAACCAGAGCGATCAAACAGCTGCATTAGAGATCAAGAAATCATCTTAAATTAAACTATGCTCACAACACAAGAAAATGGAAGTGTTATATAATATAGAATGTGTTCCCAGATTTAGCATTGTGATGCAGAGAAATGAGTTCAACAAATGCAAAGAAAATGTTACATTATATACCCAACGGGCTTACTgctacattaaaataaatattgcatAAACTTCCCGAGGAAGTAACACGCCGTTAATAGGTCTGCTTGGACAAGATTAGTTAGTTTCTTCTAAAAAATGAGTCTTCAGAAAAGCTGGTAGGGACTTCAAATTGGTGGTTTTGCCGGAATAGGTTATTATTCATCATGCGAGACCAAATACACCTAAAATTTTGTATGAAAGAGAATGCACCCTTTGTATATCCTTTCTCGTATTTGATAGCAATATATCTCATTGTCAATATCCAAAGgaaaacaatttcaccaaccactttatgtaaaaaaaaaaa
This window encodes:
- the LOC106752891 gene encoding GTPase-activating protein GYP1-like, which encodes MKNDHDDDNNNNKAERSKDTAVGILDSRFNQTLRNVQGLLKGRNIPGKILLSQRVSSPDYSSLPSPTYTRSPSYSDTRTSGHTSERIEKEAQSTRKSFGTPNENKLNVSASNVESPSEEVQKSSLGARATDSARVLKFTKVLSGTMVVLEKLRELSWSGVPDYMRPAVXRLLLGYAPTNSDRREGVLRRKRLEYLDYVSQYYDIPDAERSDDEINMLRQIAVDCPRTVPEVSFFQQEQVQKSLERILYTWAIRHPASGYVQGINDLVTPFLVVFLSEYLEGAIDNWSMSSLSSDQISNVEADCYWCLSKLLDGMQDHYTFAQPGIQRLVFKLKELVRRIDDPVSSHMEEQGLEFLQFAFRWFNCLLIREVPFHLVTRLWDTYLAEGDALPDFLVYIFASFLLTWSDQLQRLDFQELVMFLQHLPTKNWTHQELEMVLSRAFMWHSMFNSCPSHLAN